In Musa acuminata AAA Group cultivar baxijiao chromosome BXJ2-10, Cavendish_Baxijiao_AAA, whole genome shotgun sequence, a genomic segment contains:
- the LOC104000197 gene encoding aquaporin PIP1-2 gives MEGKEEDVRLGANKFTERQPIGTAAQSQDKDYKEPPPAPLFEPGELSSWSFYRAGIAEFVATFLFLYITILTVMGVVKSSTKCSTVGIQGIAWAFGGMIFALVYCTAGISGGHINPAVTFGLFLARKLSLTRALFYMVMQCLGAICGAGVVKGFQKGLYENNGGGANVVAPGYTKGDGLGAEIVGTFILVYTVFSATDAKRSARDSHVPILAPLPIGFAVFLVHLATIPITGTGINPARSLGAAIIYNKGHAWDDHWIFWVGPFIGAALAALYHQVVIRAIPFKSRS, from the exons atggaggggAAAGAGGAGGATGTGAGGCTTGGAGCAAACAAGTTCACGGAGCGGCAGCCGATAGGGACAGCCGCGCAGAGCCAGGACAAGGACTACAAGGAGCCACCACCGGCTCCACTGTTTGAGCCAGGCGAGCTCAGCTCCTGGTCCTTCTACAGGGCTGGGATCGCGGAGTTCGTGgccaccttcctcttcctctacatCACCATCCTCACCGTCATGGGGGTGGTCAAGTCCAGCACCAAGTGCTCGACGGTGGGCATCCAGGGCATCGCCTGGGCCTTTGGCGGCATGATCTTTGCGCTGGTCTACTGCACCGCTGGGATCTCAG GTGGCCACATCAACCCGGCGGTGACCTTCGGGTTGTTCCTGGCGAGGAAGCTCTCCCTCACCAGGGCTCTGTTCTACATGGTGATGCAGTGCCTGGGTGCCATCTGCGGGGCTGGTGTGGTCAAGGGGTTCCAAAAGGGGCTCTATGAGAACAACGGTGGTGGGGCAAACGTGGTGGCTCCTGGTTACACCAAGGGCGATGGCTTGGGTGCTGAGATCGTGGGCACCTTCATCCTCGTCTACACTGTCTTCTCTGCCACTGATGCCAAGAGGAGTGCTCGGGACTCTCATGTGCCT ATCCTTGCTCCGCTGCCTATTGGCTTTGCAGTGTTCCTGGTTCACCTGGCTACCATCCCCATCACTGGCACTGGTATCAATCCTGCCAGGAGTCTTGGAGCTGCAATCATCTACAACAAGGGCCATGCTTGGGATGACCAT TGGATATTCTGGGTTGGGCCATTCATTGGAGCTGCTCTTGCTGCCTTGTACCACCAGGTAGTCATCAGGGCAATCCCATTCAAGAGCAGGTCATGA
- the LOC135625182 gene encoding signal peptide peptidase-like 5 yields MDRSRALRALMLLWLIPGLTYAGDIVHEDDKAPKLPGCSNHFILVKVQTWINNEEDSEFVGVGARFGTTIQTKEKYASRTPLSLSDPSDCCTAPKEKIAGDILLVHRGRCKFTTKAKVAEAAGASALLIINNRKELYKMVCERNETDLDINIPAVMLPHDAGVSLERSLKSGASLSVQLYSPDRPLVDTAEVFLWLMAVGTILCASYWSAWSAREASIEQEKLLKDAPDEFLKMETTGSGGVVDINTTSAILFVVIASCFLILLYKLMSFWFVELLVVLFAIGGVEGLQTCLVAMLSRWFKRAGETFIKVPFFGAVSYLTLAVSPFCVAFAVLWAVYRRVSFAWIGQDVLGIALIITVLQIVRVPNLKVGMVLLSCAFLYDIFWVFVSKRWFHESVMIVVARGDRTAEDGVPMLLKIPRMFDPWGGYSIIGFGDILLPGLLIAFSLRYDWAAKKNLQVGYFLWSMVAYGSGLLITYVALNLMDGHGQPALLYIVPFTLGTLLTLGWKRGELTNLFTKGEPERVCPHIPPSAQ; encoded by the exons ATGGATCGGAGCAGGGCTCTGAGGGCTTTGATGCTGCTGTGGCTCATCCCCGGACTGACGTACGCCGGCGACATCGTGCACGAGGACGACAAGGCCCCGAAGCTGCCGGGATGCTCCAATCACTTCATTTTG GTAAAAGTGCAAACTTGGATTAACAATGAAGAAGATAGTGAGTTTGTTGGAGTCGGTGCTCGATTTGGCACAACTATACAGACTAAGGAGAAATACGCAAGCCGGACTCCCCTCTCTCTTTCGGATCCGTCTGATTGCTGCACTGCACCTAAGGAAAAG ATTGCTGGAGACATTCTTTTGGTGCATCGTGGAAGGTGCAAATTTACAACAAAGGCAAAGGTTGCTGAAGCTGCTGGTGCTTCTGCTTTGTTGATCATAAATAACCGTAAAG AACTATACAAGATGGTTTGTGAACGAAATGAGACGGATTTAGATATAAATATACCTGCAGTTATGCTACCACATGATGCAGGTGTAAGTCTGGAGAGAAGTCTTAAGAGTGGCGCTTCAC TTTCTGTGCAGTTGTACTCCCCAGATCGTCCTCTTGTAGACACAGCAGAGGTTTTTCTGTGGCTTATGGCAGTTGGAACCATCTTATGTGCTTCATATTGGTCAGCATGGAGTGCTAGAGAAGCATCTATTGAGCAAGAAAAGTTGTTAAAA GATGCACCAGATGAGTTTCTCAAGATGGAAACAACTGGTTCTGGCGGTGTGGTGGACATCAACACAACATCAGCAATTTTGTTCGTTGTGATTGCTTCTTGTTTCTTGATCTTACTATACAAACTCATGTCATTCTGGTTTGTGGAGCTTTTGGTGGTTCTATTTGCCATTGGTGGAGTGGAG GGCCTACAAACTTGCTTGGTGGCTATGTTATCACG TTGGTTCAAACGTGCTGGAGAAACTTTCATCAAAGTGCCCTTCTTTGGAGCTGTCTCGTATCTTACACTGGCCGTCTCTCCATTTTGTGTTGCTTTTGCCGTCCTTTGGGCTGTGTACCGACGCGTATCCTTTGCCTGGATTGGCCAAGATGTCCTG gGCATTGCGTTGATTATTACAGTTCTCCAAATTGTCCGAGTACCCAATCTTAAG GTGGGCATGGTTCTCCTTAGTTGTGCCTTCCTGTACGACATCTTTTGGGTTTTTGTATCAAAAAGGTGGTTTCATGAAAGCGTAATGATTGTG GTCGCTCGAGGGGATAGGACCGCAGAGGATGGTGTTCCTATGCTTCTTAAGATCCCACGCATGTTTGATCCCTGGGGTGGATACAGCATTATAGGTTTTGGCGATATCCTCCTTCCTGGGCTGTTAATTGCCTTTTCACTAAG GTACGATTGGGCTGCAAAGAAGAACCTTCAAGTCGGTTACTTTCTCTGGTCAATGGTGGCTTATGGTTCAG GTCTCCTGATTACATATGTTGCCTTGAATCTGATGGATGGGCATGGTCAACCAGCACTACTGTACATCGTGCCCTTCACATTGG GCACACTGTTGACTTTGGGGTGGAAAAGAGGCGAACTGACGAACTTGTTTACCAAAGGAGAGCCAGAGCGAGTTTGCCCCCACATCCCTCCATCTGCTCAGTAA
- the LOC135625661 gene encoding UDP-N-acetylmuramoyl-L-alanyl-D-glutamate--2,6-diaminopimelate ligase MurE homolog, chloroplastic-like: MTKITADKSNVVILTSDNPRNEDPMKILDDMLAGVGYTMEEFCSLHGGSNSHQKLPNGCSLSVNGDRRLALRAAFAMGKEGDAIVVAGKGHETYQIEGDTKKLFDDRVECREHCEMKQAGRETGELSCAFSGRNLENEKKPNINDK; the protein is encoded by the exons ATGACAAAAATTACAGCTGATAAAAGTAATGTGGTTATTCTGACATCAGACAATCCAAGGAATGAAGATCCAA TGAAGATATTGGATGATATGTTGGCTGGTGTTGGATACACAATGGAAGAGTTCTGCTCACTGCATGGTGGAAGTAATAGCCATCAAAAGCTCCCAAATGGCTGTTCACTATCAGTAAATGGTGACAGAAGACTTGCTCTGCGAGCAGCCTTTGCCATGGGGAAGGAAGGAGACGCCATT GTTGTTGCTGGCAAAGGCCATGAGACATATCAAATTGAAGGTGATACAAAGAAGCTATTTGACGACAGAGTTGAATGCCGAGAGCACTGCGAGATGAAGCAAGCAGGGAGAGAGACCGGTGAACTTTCATGTG CGTTCAGTGGTAGAAAtcttgaaaatgaaaaaaaaccaaatattaaTGATAAGTAA